Within the Nocardioides aurantiacus genome, the region GACCCGGTCGAGGATCTGGGCCTTGCTCAGCACGCGGCGCGGGTTGCGCATGAGGAACCGCAGCAGCTCGAACTCCGTGGCCGTCAGGCTGATCTCGGTGCCGCCCCGGCTGACCTCGTGGCTGTCCTCGTCCAGGCTGAGGTCACCGACGGTCAGCGTGGAGTCGCTGCGGGCCTGCTGGGCGCCGGCGCGCCGCATCAGCGCGCGGAGCCGGGCCACGACCTCCTCCAGCGAGAACGGCTTGGTGACGTAGTCGTCCCCGCCGGCCGTGAGCCCGGCGACGCGGTCCTCCACGGAGTCGCGGGCGGTCAGGAACAGCACGGGCACGTCGGCCGCGTCGGTGCGCATCCGGCGCAGCACCTCCATGCCGTCGAAGTCGGGCAGCATCATGTCGAGCACCACCGAGTCGGGGCGGAACCGCTTGGCCGCCGCGACGGCCCTCGAGCCGGTCAGGGCGACCTCGACGTCCCAGCCCTCGTAGCGCAGCGCCATCCTGAGCAGCTCGGCGATGTTCTCCTCGTCGTCGACGACGAGCACCCGCAGCGGCGAGCCGTCGGGGCGGGTGAGGTCGGGGGAGCCGTTCTTCATGACTCCACTGTGAGGCGGCTGTCCGGCGTGAGTCCATGAACACGCTGTGCATCACCTGTGAAGGTGGGCCAGGACCCGCAGGTCGCGGCCAGCGTCGTCACAGGGCCCTGACAGGTACGGCGGCGACGGTGCCTGGCATGAACGACGACACCCAGCCACAGCGTCCTGTCCCCCCGGGCGAGCGACCCGACCCCGCGTCCGCCGGCCCCGACCCGACCGTCTCGCTCCCCGCAGGCACCTCTCCCGGCGACGAGCGATCCGCCGCGCCCGCGGCCCGCGTGGGCCGGCTGCAGCGGCTCACGGGCTGGCGCGGCGCGGCCGTCGTCGGCGCCGCCGCGGTGATCCTCGGCTCCGCCGGCGGCGTCGCCATCGCGGCGGCCGGCGACGGCGCGGACGGCGCCGACGGCAACGGCGCCCGCGGCGGCCTCCAGGGCGGCCAGGGCCCGGGCGGGTACGGCGCCCCGGGCTACGGCACCGCCCCCCGTCCCGGCACGGCTCCCGGCCAGGGGGACGACGAGGCCCCCGAGGGTGCCGCCGGCTGCGACGGGGACGGCGACCACCGCCACGGTCCCCGCGGGGACGGCGACGGGCCCCCGGCGCCGCCGCAGGGGGCGCCGCAGGGGGCGCCGGACGGTCCCCGGGGCGAGGCTCCCGACGGGGCTCCTGACCGGGCTCCCGACGGGGCTCCCGAGGCGCCGAGCGGGGCGTCCGACCCGACCACCTAGGTCCTCACGACGACGGGCGCGGCCTCCCGGTTGGGCCTGCGGGGCCGCGCCCGTCAGACTGGTGGGGCTGTGCGCCTCCACTTCCCTCCCGACCTCCCCGTCTCGGGCCGACGCCACGACATCGCGGCCGCGATCCGCGACCACCAGGTCGTCGTGGTCGCCGGCGAGACCGGGTCCGGCAAGACCACCCAGCTGCCCAAGATCGCGATGCTGCTGGGACGGGGCGAGGGGACGGCCGCCGGCGGCAAGCTCATCGGCCACACCCAGCCCCGCCGGATCGCCGCCCGCAGCGTCGCCGAGCGGATCGCCGAGGAGCTCGGCACCGAGCTGGGCGAGACCGTCGGCTACCAGGTCCGGTTCACCGACAAGACCTCGAAGCAGGGCCGGGTCAAGGTGATGACCGACGGCATCCTGCTGGCCGAGCTGCAGCACGACCGCGACCTGCAGCGCTACGACACGCTCATCATCGACGAGGCCCACGAGCGCAGCCTCAACATCGACTTCATACTCGGCTACCTCCGGCGGCTGCTGCCGCGCCGGCCCGACCTCAAGGTCGTCATCACCTCGGCCACCATCGACCCGGAGCGGTTCGCGCAGCACTTCGCCGCCGCCGACGGCACGCCCGCGCCGATCATCGAGGTCTCGGGCCGCACCTACCCCGTCGAGGTCCGCTACCGGCCCCTGGTCGAGGAGTCCTACGACGACGACGAGGGCGAGCCCGTCCAGCGCGACCAGACCGAGGCGATCCGCGACGCCGTCTCCGAGCTGGTGCGCGACACCCCCGGCGACGTGCTGGTCTTCCTGCCGGGCGAGCGCGAGATCCGCGACACCGCGGACGCGCTGGCCGACCTCGCCGAGGGACCGCGCGCGGTGCGCGGCGGCTTCGACGTGGTGCCGCTCTACTCCCGGCTCTCCGGCGCCGAGCAGCACCGGGTGTTCGAGCGCCACACCCGCCGTCGGGTGGTGCTCTCGACCAACGTCGCCGAGACCTCGCTGACGGTCCCCGGCATCACCGGCGTCGTCGACACCGGGCTGGCGCGGATCAGCCGGTGGTCGACCCGCACCAAGGTGCAGCGGCTGCCGATCGAGGCCATCAGCCAGGCCAGCGCCCAGCAGCGCTCGGGCCGGTGCGGCCGCGTCGAGGCGGGGGTGGCGGTCCGGCTCTACAGCCAGGAGGACTTCGAGTCGCGCCCGGAGTTCACCGAGCCCGAGATCCTGCGCACCTCGCTGGCCAGCGTGATCCTGCAGATGACCTCGTTGGGGCTGGGGCAGGTCGAGCGGTTCCCGTTCGTCGAGCCCCCGGACACCAGGGCGGTGCGGGCCGGCGTGCAGCTGCTGGAGGAGCTCGGGGCGCTGGTCCCGACGAGCTCGACCGGCGGGCGAGGGGGCGGCGGTCGCGGCGGGCGCGGACCGCGGCTGACCCGGACCGGGCGGTCGCTGGCGCGGTTGCCGATCGACCCGCGGCTGGCGCGGATGATCCTGGAGGCCGACCGGCTCGGCTGCCTGCGCGAGGTGCTGGTGATCACCGCGGCGCTGTCCATCCAGGACCCGCGCGAGCGGCCCGTCGAGCACCGCGCCCACGCCGACCAGCTGCACGCGCGGTTCCGCGACCCGCGCTCGGACTTCCTGACCTGGCTCAACCTGTGGCGCCACCTCAAGGCGCGGCAGGCCGAGATGGGCTCGAGCGCGTTCCGGCGGCTGTGCCGCGAGGAGCACCTCAACTACCTGCGGGTGCGGGAGTGGCAGGACTTCGAGTCGCAGCTGCGCCAGGTCGCCAAGCAGGTCGGGCTGACCCCCGGACGTGCGGCCGGCGCCGACGACCCGGTCGACGACGACGCGGTCCACCAGGCGCTGCTGTCCGGGCTGCTCAGCCACATCGGGCTGCGCGACACCGAGAAGCGCGACTACCTCGGCGCGCGCGGCACGCGGTTCTCGATCTTCCCCGGATCCGGGTTGTTCAAGAAGCAGCCCGACCTCGTGATGGCGGCCGAGCTGGTCGAGACCTCGCGGCTCTACGCCCGGCAGAACGCTGCCATCGACCCCGTCTGGGCCGAGCGGCTGGCCGGCGACCTGGTCTCGCGCCAGCTCGGCGAGCCCCACTGGTCGAGCAAGCGGGAGGCGGCGATGGCCCACGAGCGCGTCACGCTGTACGGCGTGCCGCTCGTCGCCGACCGGCTCGTGGCCCTCGGCGCCCGCGACCCCGTGCACGCCCGCGAGCTGTTCATCCGCCACGCGCTGGTGCAGGACGAGTGGCGCTCGCGGCACAAGTTCTTCGAGACCAACCGGCAGCTGCTCGACGAGGCCGCCGAGCTGGAGAACCGCGCCCGACGGCGCGACATCGTGGTCGACGAGGACACGCTCTACGACTTCTACGACGCGCGGATCCCGGCCGAGGTCGTCTCGGGCGGCCACTTCGACGGCTGGTGGAAGCAGGAGCGGCGCCGCCGTCCCGACCTGCTGACCTTCGACCCGGACATGCTCGTCCACGACACCGCCGGCGAGGTGACGGGGCGCGACTTCCCCGACGCGTGGCAGGAGGGGCCGCTGACCTTCTCGCTGAGCTACCACTTCGAGCCCGGCTCCGACGACGACGGCGTGACCGTCGACGTGCCCCTGGCCACCCTCAACGCCGTCGGCCCGGCGCCCTTCACCTGGAACGTCCCCGGTCTGCGCCACGAGCTGGTCACCGCCCTGATCCGGTCGCTGCCCAAGCAGCTGCGGGTCAACTTCGTGCCGGCGCCGGACTTCGCCCGGCGCTTCCTCGACGTCGCGCCGCCCGGCGAGGAGGACCTGCTCGACGCCCTGTCCCGACAGCTGCGCGCGATGACCGGGGTGCACGTGCCCCGCGACGTCTGGGACCTCGCCAAGGTCCCCGCCCACCTGCGCCCCACCTTCCGCGTGCTCGACGAGGACGCCCGCGAGGTCGCCGTCGGCAAGGACCTCGAGGCCCTGAAGACCCCGCTCCGCCCCTCCTTCGACGCCGCCGTGCAGCAGGTCGCCTCGGAGTCCGGCATCAGCGCGACCGGTCGGACCCGCTGGAGCTTCGGCACCGTCGAGACGTCGTTCACGCAGTCGCGCGCCGGCCACGAGGTGCGGGCCTACCCGACGCTGGTCG harbors:
- a CDS encoding response regulator transcription factor: MKNGSPDLTRPDGSPLRVLVVDDEENIAELLRMALRYEGWDVEVALTGSRAVAAAKRFRPDSVVLDMMLPDFDGMEVLRRMRTDAADVPVLFLTARDSVEDRVAGLTAGGDDYVTKPFSLEEVVARLRALMRRAGAQQARSDSTLTVGDLSLDEDSHEVSRGGTEISLTATEFELLRFLMRNPRRVLSKAQILDRVWNYDFGGQANVVELYISYLRKKIDAGRAPMIHTMRGAGYVLKPVEAAAADAG
- the hrpA gene encoding ATP-dependent RNA helicase HrpA; translation: MRLHFPPDLPVSGRRHDIAAAIRDHQVVVVAGETGSGKTTQLPKIAMLLGRGEGTAAGGKLIGHTQPRRIAARSVAERIAEELGTELGETVGYQVRFTDKTSKQGRVKVMTDGILLAELQHDRDLQRYDTLIIDEAHERSLNIDFILGYLRRLLPRRPDLKVVITSATIDPERFAQHFAAADGTPAPIIEVSGRTYPVEVRYRPLVEESYDDDEGEPVQRDQTEAIRDAVSELVRDTPGDVLVFLPGEREIRDTADALADLAEGPRAVRGGFDVVPLYSRLSGAEQHRVFERHTRRRVVLSTNVAETSLTVPGITGVVDTGLARISRWSTRTKVQRLPIEAISQASAQQRSGRCGRVEAGVAVRLYSQEDFESRPEFTEPEILRTSLASVILQMTSLGLGQVERFPFVEPPDTRAVRAGVQLLEELGALVPTSSTGGRGGGGRGGRGPRLTRTGRSLARLPIDPRLARMILEADRLGCLREVLVITAALSIQDPRERPVEHRAHADQLHARFRDPRSDFLTWLNLWRHLKARQAEMGSSAFRRLCREEHLNYLRVREWQDFESQLRQVAKQVGLTPGRAAGADDPVDDDAVHQALLSGLLSHIGLRDTEKRDYLGARGTRFSIFPGSGLFKKQPDLVMAAELVETSRLYARQNAAIDPVWAERLAGDLVSRQLGEPHWSSKREAAMAHERVTLYGVPLVADRLVALGARDPVHARELFIRHALVQDEWRSRHKFFETNRQLLDEAAELENRARRRDIVVDEDTLYDFYDARIPAEVVSGGHFDGWWKQERRRRPDLLTFDPDMLVHDTAGEVTGRDFPDAWQEGPLTFSLSYHFEPGSDDDGVTVDVPLATLNAVGPAPFTWNVPGLRHELVTALIRSLPKQLRVNFVPAPDFARRFLDVAPPGEEDLLDALSRQLRAMTGVHVPRDVWDLAKVPAHLRPTFRVLDEDAREVAVGKDLEALKTPLRPSFDAAVQQVASESGISATGRTRWSFGTVETSFTQSRAGHEVRAYPTLVDEGSTVGLQVVASAAEQEAHHRLGVRRLLLLAVPSPVAAMVEGLDNAAKLGLAASPYPGARALVEDCVVAAAGSLVDEARPVRDEAAFDALVVRARQELPDRAAGVLHQVLRVLAAWRPVDKALRGRVEMAALPAMNDLRAQLGRLVGPGFVADAGAEALRHYPRYLQAMLLRVERLGDLVRDRQLMDSVSPLQQAWEHRLAALPSGVPPTAPVRRVRWMLEEYRVSLWAQQLGTAQPVSDARIRKALDA